Proteins from a single region of Ananas comosus cultivar F153 linkage group 3, ASM154086v1, whole genome shotgun sequence:
- the LOC109707460 gene encoding monosaccharide-sensing protein 2-like, with protein MAGAALVAIAASIGNLLQGWDNATIAGAVLYIKKEFKLESEPTIEGLIVAMSLIGATIITTFSGAVSDCVGRRPMLIVSSVLYFVSGIVMLWSPNVYVLLLARLIDGFGIGLAVTLIPVYISETAPADIRGLLNTLPQFSGSGGMFLSYCMVFGMSLMPKPDWRIMLGVLSIPSLLYFALTVFYLPESPRWLVSKGRMLEAKRVLQRIRGREDVSGEMALLVEGLGVGGDTSIEEYIIGPANELIDDQGETVDKDQVTLYGPEEGLSWVARPTKGQSALGSALTIVSRHGSVQNQNIPLMDPLVTLFGSVHEKLPEMGSMRSTLFPNFGSMFSVAEQQPKTEQWDEESLHREGEDYASEDAGGDSDDNNLQSPLLSRQTTSLEGKEITQAQTGHDSILSMGRNSSLMRRSTTGEAVSSMGIGGGWQLAWKWSEKEGVDGKEGGFRRIYLHQEGGAGSRRGSLLSIPGGETPEESEFVQAAALVSQPALFSKELMDQHPVGPAMLHPSETAVKGPRWHDLFEPGVRHALIVGVGIQILQQFAGINGVLYYTPQILKQAGVEVLLANIGISSDSASILISAITTLLMLPSIGIAMRLMDICGRRFLLLATIPILIASLFVLVVANVAQLSTVLHAVLSTISVIIYFCCFVMGFGPIPNILCAEIFPTSVRGVCIAICALTFWAGDIIVTYTLPVMLTAIGLAGVFGIYAVVCVFAFIFVFLKVPETKGMPLEVITEFFAVGAKRAQAAKSSSAVLG; from the exons ATGGCGGGGGCTGCTCTAGTTGCCATCGCAGCTTCGATCGGGAACTTGTTGCAGGGATGGGACAATGCTACGATTGCCG GAGCTGTTCTGTACATAAAGAAAGAATTCAAATTGGAAAGCGAGCCGACAATCGAGGGGCTAATCGTGGCCATGTCACTCATCGGGGCCACCATTATAACAACGTTCTCCGGAGCAGTATCCGACTGCGTCGGCAGGCGGCCTATGCTAATCGTCTCATCCGTCCTCTACTTCGTTAGCGGCATCGTAATGTTATGGTCTCCCAATGTCTATGTCTTGCTCTTAGCAAGGCTTATAGATGGCTTTGGTATCGGTTTGGCCGTCACTCTTATCCCTGTATATATTTCGGAGACTGCCCCTGCGGATATAAGAGGATTGTTGAATACGCTGCCGCAATTCAGTGGTTCGGGAGGGATGTTTTTATCTTACTGCATGGTATTCGGGATGTCATTAATGCCTAAGCCGGATTGGAGAATAATGTTGGGAGTGCTCTCAATTCCTTCACTCTTGTACTTTGCATTAACTGTATTTTATCTACCGGAATCACCAAGGTGGCTTGTGAGCAAAGGGCGAATGTTGGAGGCCAAACGGGTTTTACAGAGAATACGTGGAAGGGAAGACGTCTCAG GAGAAATGGCCCTACTTGTTGAAGGCTTGGGAGTCGGGGGAGACACGTCCATCGAAGAGTACATCATCGGGCCGGCCAATGAGCTCATCGATGACCAAGGTGAGACCGTCGATAAGGATCAAGTCACATTGTACGGCCCCGAAGAAGGTCTATCGTGGGTTGCCCGACCCACTAAGGGACAGAGCGCCCTGGGAAGTGCCCTGACCATCGTCTCTCGCCATGGTAGCGTGCAGAACCAAAATATACCTCTAATGGATCCTCTAGTCACTCTTTTCGGCAGTGTCCATGAAAAACTTCCCGAAATGGGAAGCATGCGGAGCACACTATTTCCCAATTTTGGGAGCATGTTCAGCGTAGCAGAACAACAACCCAAAACTGAGCAGTGGGATGAGGAGAGTCTTCACAGAGAGGGTGAAGACTACGCATCTGAGGATGCAGGAGGCGACTCTGATGATAATAATCTTCAAAGCCCATTGCTTTCTAGGCAAACAACGAGCCTGGAGGGAAAAGAGATAACCCAAGCACAAACCGGTCATGATAGCATATTGAGCATGGGAAGAAATAGCAGTCTCATGCGGAGAAGTACTACTGGTGAGGCAGTGAGTAGTATGGGAATTGGCGGGGGTTGGCAACTAGCATGGAAATGGTCGGAAAAAGAAGGGGTGGATGGAAAGGAAGGTGGGTTTAGGAGAATCTATTTGCACCAAGAGGGTGGGGCCGGTTCACGGAGGGGTTCGCTTCTTTCGATTCCAGGTGGTGAAACCCCCGAAGAGAGTGAGTTTGTTCAGGCTGCTGCATTGGTGAGCCAGCCCGCTCTTTTCTCTAAGGAGCTCATGGACCAGCACCCAGTGGGGCCCGCAATGCTCCACCCGTCGGAGACGGCTGTTAAGGGTCCGAGGTGGCACGATCTCTTCGAACCTGGAGTGAGGCATGCGTTGATTGTTGGAGTCGGGATTCAGATACTTCAGCAG TTTGCTGGCATAAATGGGGTCCTCTACTACACTCCTCAGATACTCAAGCAAGCCGGCGTCGAAGTTCTTCTTGCAAACATTGGTATCAGCTCTGATTCGGCATCTATTCTTATCAGTGCCATCACAACCCTCTTGATGCTTCCTAGCATCGGCATTGCCATGAGACTAATGGATATTTGTGGGAGAAg GTTCCTACTTTTGGCGACAATTCCGATCTTGATAGCTTCTTTATTTGTCTTGGTTGTGGCTAACGTGGCCCAGCTGAGCACGGTCCTCCACGCGGTGCTCTCCACCATTAGCGTCATCATTTACTTCTGCTGCTTCGTGATGGGGTTCGGCCCGATCCCGAACATCCTCTGTGCGGAGATATTCCCTACTTCGGTCCGCGGCGTGTGCATCGCGATCTGCGCCCTCACCTTCTGGGCCGGGGACATCATCGTAACCTATACCCTCCCCGTCATGTTGACCGCAATCGGGCTCGCTGGTGTGTTCGGAATCTATGCCGTCGTCTGCGTGTTCgcttttatatttgttttcttgaaggttccGGAAACGAAGGGAATGCCTCTCGAGGTCATTACCGAGTTCTTCGCAGTCGGGGCGAAGAGGGCGCAGGCTGCTAAAAGCTCATCAGCTGTTCTCGGCTAA